The DNA sequence ACAATAGTCAGGTTCACATCCATCCACATTAAAAACTTTGGCTGCTAATCTTTTTTGCTCACTCTCAAATATATTTATGTCCCTCTGCAGAGATTTTCAGCTATCTTCACAACTTAATTTCTTACAAATTTTCAGTCCCTTTGCCCATGTCactgatataaattgtaaatggTTCAGGTCTCAGTACTGATCCACCTGGCTCTTCCATTAGTTACAGCTTGCCAAACTGACAAAGATCTATTTATCACCactctctatttccttttcttctattcattcacaggaaTCTGGCCTCTTTGGCTAGACCAGTTCAGCATTtaatgtccatccctaattgcacagagggtagttaagagtcaaccacattaggTACTAGATGATGTATGTGGCAACATTTATCTTGCATCCTGTACTTGAGTAAATGTGATAATAAAACCTAAATCTAAATTCTAAAATATGtagaccagatcaggtaaggacagcaaatttccttcgttaaaaaggacattagtgaaccagatgggtttttcctcagtttcttggtcatcattagacccttaattccagattcttatgAAGTTAGACTTCCATACtctgctatggcaggattcaaactgaGAACACTGCCTGGATTTGTGGATTAATAGTCAAGCAATAATACCATTATCACCTCCCTTTCCTGTTAGCTAACCAATCATTTATCAATGTTTTTATTTACATCCTGTGTTCTCTTCTTGTGTAGCAATCTTTGACATGAAACCTTACCAAACACTTTTTCGAAATCCATGTCTGAAAGTTCCCCTTTATCCATCCCCTTAATAGGCTAAATTATTATGCTGCACTAGTGTTTCAATGGTTCATAAAATGTAAGCAAATTCCTTTAAAAACAAAGACAatgctaaaacaaaaaaaaacactctaAAATTTGCAATGAAAGCTTGATGCACTAAGCACAAAGGTTTTACATCTTACTAaaagcagaagtaagccatttgaTATGAACATGGTTGCCTCTATCTTGACATCATTTTTCTGGCCACAGTTTTCTCCATACACTTTGATGCCTTTCATACCTAAAAAAAATCTCAACCTCCCTCTCGAGTCCACCTCACAATAATTTCTCAGtcaaatttctcttcttttctccttccttGCAAAGCTTTTCTGGTCCCAGTTTCAGTCATCACAGCAAGGGTCAGCAGGATATTTGACACAAGGCTGCTCTCAATCTTCCACACACAAGGAGGGCAATTTAAGGCACGTTGCATATGGTGGTTGGCCATTTTGAAAACAATTAACCTTAATTTGCAGTCTTTTCCAATTAAAACTGAATCGTTTGTTTTTCTCAAAAGACAAGTCCTGATATATGAAACAACAATTATTTGTATCTGAAATCAGTGAAGTATTTTATGCTTTCAATATAAAACAATAAGATACTAAAGCTTTACAATTGTTGAAAAGCTAGACCTTACCTTGCTTCTTGAGCTGCATGTTGACTTCTGTTTCAAAGCTTAGATCCGGCATTCCCTTCTCCACTTTTTCATCATGGTAGAGACTCGCTGTTGGTTGATAGTCACGATTGAGACAGTTTATCCCGACTTTAGTTGATTTTGAGAAGGAAGGAGGTGTCTTCATCTCAGATCGAGGACTTTCCTTTGTCTGAGGAGATAACACTGGATCCTCATGTGGTCTAGAGTCCTGCATTAGCTTTGTTTTGAACTCTGGCACAGAGGTATGAGGAGGAGCTAATTGTGGCTGGGTCACCAGCCTGATTGGAAGCATCTCATGCATGGATTGAGAGCTGGACTCAACATTCATAGCAGGGGGAGTGGATTCTCCAGATTGTTGCACGTTACTCCGCACAGAGACCAACGAAACACCCTGCTTCGATCTTGTCAAGGGAACCGGGGATGAGCTGATACTTGTTCCAGTCTGGCTGGTTTGTGATCTCGGCTGTGATCTTGCTGTAGGGTCATCAGCTGGAATCACGCTCCCCAGAGCTGTATTCATGGTGTTGCGAAGACTGATGGAAAACGGATCATTAGGTACAGACCTCGGTTCTCGCTGATTTGATATAGAATTCAATCGTAAACTGGAGAGTGTGTCAGCCAAAGTGATGTGTTCCTCTTTCAGTCCTATCCTTGTTTTGGGAACTTGGCCACATTGAGAGAGTTGAGACCTTAGCGTGGAGTGCGGAGCTGCGTCTGTCTTGAGCAATGGATTGAATGCTGGTTTGTTCTCCATGGTGAGGTCTTCATCAGCAATATGGAGATCAAGAGCTGGCATGGAACCATGATTGGCTGTGCCTACATTGGCAGAGATCACAGAAGGATGGACTACTGAGGGGAACACATTGCCCTGTGAAGAGTATTTCTTCAAAGCTGGGGAAGACACGTGGTTTGCTTTAGTACCCGAATCATTGCGTCTCAGCGAACTTTGAAGTGGGGTCAACAAAGAGTTTGATTTTGAAGGCGATGGATACACAAGGCTGGATGTCGAACCATGCATCCGGTCAATCTCAATATCCGCTCTGGAAGACTGAGGGAAGCCATTTGGATTGGTTTTGTTTTGGAAGGAGGAGACGTAAGCTAAAGAGACTGCTGAATTTCCATTGGCTCTGGGAAGTGGCTTGGACCCTTGATTAAAGGATTGGCTTGAGGTGACTTTTCTATTCTGAGATGAACCAGCCCCCGGTATTGAACTTGAACTCCTCCCGATCCTCATGTGATAAGAGGGTGGAGAGGGCGTACTGGTGACAAAGCTTTCAGTGACCTTGGATGACAATACAGATGCTGGAGCAGGATGAAAAGGAGTGTTCAGTGGAGAAGTTGGAGATAATGATGATTCGTCATCCACATCGTCAATCTCAAAAGACCGTTTCAGAGCTGTTGAcatataaaaataaataaattacaAAATGCTTTGTTGTCTAAAACACGAGCAAGATCATACATTATAAAAAAAAGTGACTCAACTGACACTCAGGGCTTGTGGAGAGGATAAGAGACCTTCATTACTATTCTCAATTGAAATGTAAAATTAAGAGGATTTAGTTTAAAATATTCTCAGTACTCCTTCCATGATAAGTGCTCATTGTCTGAAGCTTTACAGGATCACCATGGATTTGTAAACAATTATCACGCTTATTGTAGGTACAGGGCTTCAGCATTGCTGGCGAATGCAAGGCAAAAACCTTGACAAAATGGGCCTTCTCTCAGCAATCCTCAGTCATTACACAATGTTCATACAGGCCTTGGATTTATTTTATGAATGAAGCTGGGACCTTCTTTATAATCTGCCAGTCACGTTTTACCGCAGACATGTCGAGCATCGTCCTTATTTTGAGCACATTTCACCACTTAGCAACAATGTACTTTATAAAACTTTCCAATTCCTTTTTCTTGTGGCATCATGTGTCTTGGAGTGTTCTCTCAGTGATGATTGCTGTGCACACACAATCAGACAGCTCCGAAGCGTTTGGGGTCAGTGATTAATAAGTCCAGTATTAGGTCATAAGAAATTCAGTGTCTAGTGCTAGGTACAGTCATGTATTTGTGACACTGAAGATTAATAGGAAGGCTTCTACAGGCAGCATACATCTGTTTGGGATTCTGTGTGGTAATGTACAAAACAGAAATAGGGAACATCTATTATATCTATTCAAACCAGGCAAGTCAGGACTAAACATTATTACTAATCTACAAATCCCAGGCAGTGTTTTTTTCTTACACAAAATGTGATAAATTATAAAACTAAGTGCACAAAAAACTCCATTCAAAAGATATATATGTCCTATTAACTTAACCTGTCAATACCAACAAAATATCCCATACCAGAGGAACTGAAAAGTGATGACTGAAATCTGAGCAATGTAATTTAGCCCAACTATCAATTTTGCCAGCTCAAATtatacttttttaaaattcaaagttAAAACTAGCCCGACAATAAAACATAGTTAACATTTGTGAACATCTTGGTTAATCCTAATTACTTTGGAAACATATGCAAATGGTGTCAAACTTAACTTTTGCTTTTAATATATGAGAGGGTGTGTCACTGCATTGATGGACACTTAACACTTTTAAACGTCCTTATGAAGTCTTTCATAGAAAGAAGCCTATCGTATAAAAACAGCAAGTTACCATGGACCCCAGCCTGAATGACATTTACTTTCCCCATCACACACCAGAGACCCCACCAGCAAACCCACATCGGACTATTCCAGACTGCACTTGCCCCAGTTTCTGCTTCTTCATGCTCTGGATAAAGCCAGATTTCCTTGGACTTAGCTCTACGAGACGGTTttatgacattcctgatgaagagtttaggctcgaaatgtcaactctcctgctcctcggatgctgcctgacctgctatacttttcaagcaacacactttttgactctgactctccagcatctgcagtcctcactttcttgttTTATGACATTATATGTGCAAATAACATACAACATGCAAAGATGCTTTGAAGTGTCAGAAATAGTGTAGAGCTTATTTATGGTAACTATATATATTTTAGCAATTCAAAGTGTTAGACCATTTTAAGTCTTGCTAAAAATAAAACGTTTTTTTATAGAATATGAATACTTTACAGGACGGGTCATAttaaggggcagcacagtggctcattggttagcattgctgcctcacagcaccagggaccctggttcaattccacaggcgactgtctgtgtggagtttgcacattctccctgtctgtctgggattcctcccacaatccatagatatgcaggtgaggtgaatttgctatgctaaattgccccaaaatgttcagggatgtgtaggttaggtgcgttagtcaggggtaaatatagggtaggggaatgagtctgggtgagtttttcttccgagggtcagtgtagacttgttgagccaaatggcctgtttccacattgtagggattctatgaaaagcgAAGAAACTCCCCATTTCCTACTCACTGGCATAAGGGATGGGGCCCTAGAAAGATATTTACATTGCTGCCGACAACAAATCCCTTATCTTGGATCTGGAGGGCTTCAGGAGTCAGACCTGATCTTATTATGGTGCTGGGTCCTCTCAAGATGTGCTCCATGAGGATAGGTACAGAGTTCTGTGGGAAGACCTGTAGCAAGTCAGGCCAGGGAACACCGAGACGCTGGATGCTCCTTTTAGACTGGCAAAACTGACCTCTGTCCCCACGCCCCCATGCTCCCACCCACCCAGGCAACCCTCCAGGACTGGGCAGGTTGACAATGGATTCCACAGGCCAGTCTGGGACATCCTGCAAAAAGGAAAACATATGGCTCCTGGCGAGTGTGTATGGTTAGTGGGGAGGTGCACCCTCCCAAAGTGAGAAGCTGTCTACACACACAGTAATACGACCAGCTTAGAAGTGCTGTTACAAACAACGAGCAGGTTTGAAGTGGCTCTATTTGTGCAAGCAGCCAAGGTTCAGTCATGCTGTTGCTCCAGCACTTCACCAAACACCTCTCAGACATCACAGCTCAGTAAATATCTTTCTAGGGCCCCATCCCTTATGCCAGTGAGTAGGAAATGGGGAGTTTCTTCGCTTTTCATCTGGAAAAACGATGTCAAAACTTTGTGACTTGAGCTCTGGGACGATGTCACGAAGCTACAAGGTTGTAAAAAGTGGTCTCCTGGAGCTTAATAATTTTGAGTGGAATctactcacagtgaacagaaggTAAGACTGGAGCTCAGTGGACCACCTGTCTAACCAGCCTCCCTGTTCACTAACATTAGCACCAAAGGCCAATTTCACCTTCAGTCAACTGTGAAAAACAGAGAGCTgctttttttattttaaacaaagtttcattcacgggatgtggacatcacaggCAAGGCTAGCATTTACTGAGtgcatagtgtgtcacagtgtcagaagttgatagcacagaaaaaggcccttccaCCCACTGAGTTCACACCAGTAAAATAATAAGCACCTAACTATTCTGCCCCCATTTTCCGGCACTTGTCCCATAGCCTTATCTGTATATTGTAAATGCACTTCCAAATGAGGTTTTCTGCCTCGACCAGCctcacaggcagtgagttcttCTGGGTGAGAGAGATTCAGTTTGCATTCATAAAACCTTCCCACGTAATTGGGCCAAATTGGTGCATCATAGTCTCCTCAGTTAGGAACTCAATGAATTCACACATAGTGACAATGTATAGATTCATGCATTCTCAAAGCCCTGCATGGTAGAAATCTTGCAAGTGACTGATCACGGCCTGGATTCTACGGTGAACAGCAAAGTGGTGCCATGCACTGCTGACCTCAAAGGAAAGCCACCCCCCAGCTGATTCTGCTATCTCGATGCCCAGGATTTCATTTCTCAGACCATTcatttgcttctgtctttacttgGAGGGAATCTCTGTGCTCCATCCTGTTTAACAGTCAATTACAGAGACAGGTGTGGACACTCAGCAATGAGGAAGTAAAATTACATCTAAAAGAAACATTGGAAATACTCAACCGGCCTGACTGCATCACTAAAGAGAGTTAAATGTTGCAGTTCAATGACCTTACAAAGAGACAATTGTGATGGAGTTAAAAATCAtccaaacattaattctgttcctTCCCTTGTAGGGAAAAAAAAGACTCCAGATGGTTCACACATTTGTTCCCAGGATGGTGGGCGATCCTGTGAAGAGAGCACGGACAAACTGGGCTTGTAGTCTCTAGAGTTTTGCAGGATGAGAggtggtgatctcattgaaaaacttacaaaatacttaaaaAGGGGATTtcggagtttctccagcatttaatGTGCTTGATTCAGATTTCAGAAATTTAGAAAAGGGGTACAAGTGAACTATAAAAAGAGATGGCATGAGAGTCTGAAATAAGAAaaacattttacacagagggttatggaattctctaccacaaagGGCTCAGATGTCgagtatgtttttttttattcatggaGGAGGGCATCATtgcctaggccagcatttattgctcatccttaattaccttgggggcagttaagagtcaaccacattgctgtgggtttggagtcatgtgcctgccagaccaggtaaggatagcagtttccctctctacagggcattagtgaaccaggtggattttccaacaattcccaattgtttcatggtcatcacgaggtccttaattccagatttttaaaaaattgaattccaAAGCAACCGCCCTGcagtgacaggatttgaacctaggtccaTAGAATATTAGCggaatctctggattaacagaccAGCAATAATGCTAGGTCATCACTTCCCCTTTGAAGGGAAGTTAAATTGGTGGAGATGTTTAGAGTAGAGATTGATAGCATTATAAAGATGGGATTAGTAATAGACATAGAAGGATTCAAATCAATCAGCTAGAATTGTATTAATTGCCAggacagattcaatgggctgaatggcctactccagtccCTTCGtttctgcctgacctgttgattAATTCCAGCtagctttgtttttatttcagatttccaccgtCTGCAGAATCATATTTTTGCAAAATGCATTCatcacaaacaaaacaaaattgctggaaaaattcagcaggcctggtagcaactgtggagagagaaagagttaacttttcgggtccagtgacccgaACTACACTGATCATTACATAGAGACAAGTAAAGGCTGGACATTCACAGAGGAACCTGAAAAAGCACAAACTTAAAGAATTGTTGCTGAAGCCTTCTGTTTTCCACGCATCAGGACTATTCACAAACATTTCAAATTAAAGAGAATACCATGGCAGTGAACTGCCAATCATTAATTGGTGCATCCTCCATGGCAATACCTCGACCACAGCAGACTTTGCAACCACTCAGCACTGTCCTCTCATACAGTATAAAAGCTGTTTTCTCCCCTtaaattggtattcttgtgaaatCGCCTGATGAGCGCAAGCCAATTGGTGTATTAAATATTGACATTAAAAATAATTGAACCCTGTGGAAATGTTATTACAATAGAGGAATTAGACATTTCATGAGCATAAAATTGGGTTTCAGGGTGGGAGAGGTTGTTCAATGGTAATTCCAACACTTAAAAACCTACATAATCACCATTCAACAAGGCATACCAAGGTTTGGTGTTGGCTGAGCAAGGTTAGAATGTAAGACATTAACCC is a window from the Chiloscyllium punctatum isolate Juve2018m chromosome 40, sChiPun1.3, whole genome shotgun sequence genome containing:
- the LOC140464628 gene encoding uncharacterized protein isoform X1; translation: MSELSVNDHLEGILSDFEALKRSFEIDDVDDESSLSPTSPLNTPFHPAPASVLSSKVTESFVTSTPSPPSYHMRIGRSSSSIPGAGSSQNRKVTSSQSFNQGSKPLPRANGNSAVSLAYVSSFQNKTNPNGFPQSSRADIEIDRMHGSTSSLVYPSPSKSNSLLTPLQSSLRRNDSGTKANHVSSPALKKYSSQGNVFPSVVHPSVISANVGTANHGSMPALDLHIADEDLTMENKPAFNPLLKTDAAPHSTLRSQLSQCGQVPKTRIGLKEEHITLADTLSSLRLNSISNQREPRSVPNDPFSISLRNTMNTALGSVIPADDPTARSQPRSQTSQTGTSISSSPVPLTRSKQGVSLVSVRSNVQQSGESTPPAMNVESSSQSMHEMLPIRLVTQPQLAPPHTSVPEFKTKLMQDSRPHEDPVLSPQTKESPRSEMKTPPSFSKSTKVGINCLNRDYQPTASLYHDEKVEKGMPDLSFETEVNMQLKKQGLELKDVKTNMAERMQEAGVVCSGDYKKDGTGRDLFGYVGIEAVLDQMRRKAMKTGFEFNIMVVGESGLGKSTLVNTLFKSKVSRKSCTPNFTEKIPRTVELQTISHVIEEKGVKMNLTVIDTPGFGDQINNENCWEPIVKYINEQYEKYLREEININRKKRIPDTRVHCCVYFVPPTGHWLRPLDIEFMNRLDKIVNIVPVIAKADTLTLDERRDFKQRIRQDLRNYSINVYPQTEFDEDPEDKLLNDTVREKIPFAVVGTDQEHQVNGKKILGRKTKWGIIEVENGAHCEFANLRDLLIRSHLQDLKDVTHKIHYETYRVRRLNESNGISKGLPKGNNLTVKEDVENNL